In one window of Sandaracinaceae bacterium DNA:
- a CDS encoding MarR family transcriptional regulator yields MQPLDILVLAQLAADGTKPSARALGEQLDVPPSTVQRSLGRLREAGLIDGDGVDGALALEFFQHVPKFLMPARPDRARVVRGLRTGSYVAPLVDEFSPDRTPVVWELEDGPDEGYPVPPVVSEAPRLAKQRPALRRVLAAVDALRMEPARERRVATDFLASQLNAIGAFG; encoded by the coding sequence ATGCAGCCCCTCGACATCCTCGTGCTCGCGCAGCTGGCCGCAGACGGCACCAAGCCCTCCGCGCGCGCGCTCGGCGAGCAGCTCGACGTTCCGCCCAGCACCGTGCAGCGCAGCTTGGGGCGGTTGCGAGAGGCGGGTCTCATCGACGGAGACGGAGTGGACGGGGCGCTCGCGCTCGAGTTCTTCCAGCACGTGCCCAAGTTCCTGATGCCCGCGAGACCAGACCGTGCGCGCGTGGTGCGCGGGCTCCGCACGGGGTCCTATGTCGCGCCCCTCGTCGACGAGTTCTCACCGGATCGCACCCCCGTGGTGTGGGAGCTCGAGGACGGTCCCGATGAGGGCTACCCCGTGCCTCCCGTGGTCAGCGAGGCCCCTCGTTTGGCGAAGCAACGGCCGGCGCTCCGCCGCGTCCTCGCGGCCGTGGACGCGCTGCGCATGGAGCCCGCGCGCGAGCGCCGGGTGGCGACCGACTTCCTTGCGAGCCAGCTCAACGCCATCGGAGCCTTTGGGTGA
- a CDS encoding metallophosphoesterase family protein has product MNDVTIVSADAPRTLGWLRLVIVSDTHNVDIPPALFPPGDLLIHAGDHTTNGLRSELESAAAWLRSLAPRYTHGVVTVAGNHDRPLDADTWLGAAPHSQPGEAWTRASMDDARRLFDDGSDQGPLRLLQHAGAEVAGLALFGTPYVNLTPRRRAMTPDNPQRNEGFMRDDARLDELFRDIPAGLDVLITHSPPLGILDASVQYGGVVRPTPIAIGSVALRDHLRGMSPAERPRLHVFGHEHDSRGVFVDEELQMVFVNAASVDGDQTVVAHGGSYVLKEGFSALVIDIRPR; this is encoded by the coding sequence ATGAACGACGTGACCATCGTGTCTGCCGACGCGCCGCGCACCCTGGGGTGGCTCCGGCTCGTGATCGTGTCCGACACGCACAACGTCGACATTCCGCCGGCGCTCTTCCCGCCGGGCGACCTCTTGATCCACGCGGGGGACCACACGACCAACGGTCTGCGCTCGGAGCTCGAGAGCGCGGCGGCGTGGCTGCGCTCGCTGGCGCCGCGGTACACGCACGGTGTAGTGACCGTCGCGGGCAATCACGACAGGCCGCTGGATGCGGACACGTGGCTCGGGGCAGCGCCCCACTCGCAGCCCGGCGAGGCGTGGACGCGTGCGTCGATGGACGACGCCCGACGCCTCTTCGACGACGGCTCGGATCAAGGGCCGCTGCGTCTGCTCCAGCACGCGGGCGCGGAGGTGGCGGGGCTTGCGCTCTTCGGCACGCCCTACGTGAACCTCACGCCGCGACGGCGGGCCATGACGCCAGACAACCCGCAGCGAAACGAGGGCTTCATGCGCGACGACGCGCGCCTCGACGAGCTCTTTCGCGACATCCCCGCGGGACTGGACGTCTTGATCACGCACAGCCCGCCGCTCGGCATTCTCGACGCGAGCGTGCAGTACGGCGGCGTCGTGCGACCCACGCCGATCGCCATCGGCAGCGTGGCGCTGCGCGATCACCTGCGAGGCATGTCCCCTGCCGAGCGACCGCGGCTCCATGTGTTCGGCCACGAGCACGACTCGCGCGGGGTGTTCGTCGACGAGGAGCTGCAGATGGTGTTCGTCAACGCCGCGAGCGTGGACGGGGACCAGACCGTCGTCGCGCACGGCGGAAGCTATGTCCTGAAGGAGGGCTTCAGTGCGCTCGTGATCGACATCCGGCCGCGGTAG
- a CDS encoding PD-(D/E)XK nuclease family protein: MPATPTSRAALARLLQSPDFQRFEAELARVSAFHVLGIERRELSHAALLGWLLNPRGHHGLGTVPLRSFLMLACGLGDGTASGPDAVEIDGLDLHSAQVELEVAVRVPGSERARRVDVLVTLPLGDGSRAVLVVEYKVDAAETDDQTVDYAAWASAETVAHGWPSEPLLVYLCPGQGQPASDRFVVVDYDAYLPWLDELRERRPSPTAAFLLAEFRACLGLRADVQDERQAALLTRVVESEGEAIEALRRCSAALPELHAAVARHRDALNALGLFQSRQSKGYSAYVSAFREALRQRLDPATWHVGGGEGSLVAIYRPTSAALHEATGLTLGLTSAIRVHVAMERPRRERTRAVLEVIGNHPQLDAVDSRKLREHLARDLRTRFRDRFDQDARGMIVGAFVLPAPGIASPADDTEARVAGLAGELAATAERVRDLGDALSAWTEVFRAAVGDPHAVVRDAQ, translated from the coding sequence ATGCCCGCAACCCCGACTTCCCGGGCTGCCCTCGCCCGGTTGCTCCAGTCCCCGGACTTTCAACGCTTCGAAGCCGAGCTCGCGCGCGTATCCGCGTTCCACGTGTTGGGCATCGAGCGGCGGGAGCTGAGTCATGCGGCGCTGTTGGGGTGGTTGCTGAACCCGCGGGGTCATCACGGGCTGGGGACGGTGCCGTTGCGCAGCTTCCTGATGCTGGCGTGTGGGCTGGGGGACGGGACGGCGTCGGGGCCCGACGCGGTGGAGATCGACGGGCTGGACCTGCACAGCGCGCAGGTGGAGCTGGAGGTCGCGGTGCGCGTGCCCGGGAGCGAGCGGGCGCGGCGGGTGGACGTGCTGGTGACGCTGCCGCTCGGGGACGGGTCGCGGGCGGTGCTGGTGGTGGAGTACAAGGTCGACGCGGCGGAGACCGACGACCAGACGGTGGACTACGCGGCGTGGGCCAGCGCGGAGACGGTCGCGCACGGGTGGCCCAGCGAGCCGCTCTTGGTGTACCTCTGCCCCGGTCAGGGTCAGCCCGCGAGCGACCGCTTCGTGGTGGTGGACTACGACGCCTACCTGCCCTGGCTGGACGAGCTGCGCGAGCGGCGCCCATCGCCCACCGCCGCGTTCTTGCTGGCCGAGTTTCGCGCGTGCCTGGGGCTGCGCGCGGACGTGCAGGACGAGCGTCAGGCCGCGCTGCTCACGCGTGTGGTCGAGTCCGAGGGCGAGGCCATCGAGGCGCTGCGTCGGTGTTCGGCGGCGCTCCCCGAGCTGCACGCCGCGGTGGCGCGGCACCGGGACGCGCTCAACGCGCTGGGCCTGTTCCAGTCGCGGCAGTCCAAGGGCTACTCCGCGTACGTGTCCGCGTTCCGTGAGGCCCTCCGGCAGCGGCTGGACCCCGCCACCTGGCACGTGGGGGGTGGCGAGGGGAGCTTGGTCGCCATCTACCGGCCCACCAGCGCTGCGCTGCACGAGGCCACCGGCCTCACGCTCGGGCTGACGTCGGCCATCCGCGTGCACGTCGCCATGGAGCGCCCGCGGCGCGAACGGACCCGCGCTGTGCTGGAGGTCATCGGCAACCACCCGCAGCTGGACGCGGTAGACAGCCGCAAGCTGCGCGAGCACCTGGCCCGCGACCTGCGCACCCGCTTCCGCGACCGCTTCGACCAAGACGCGCGCGGGATGATCGTCGGGGCCTTCGTGCTGCCCGCCCCCGGCATCGCCAGCCCGGCCGACGACACGGAGGCGCGCGTGGCCGGGCTCGCGGGAGAGCTGGCGGCGACGGCCGAGCGCGTGCGCGACCTGGGGGATGCGCTCAGCGCGTGGACGGAGGTGTTCCGGGCGGCGGTGGGGGACCCGCACGCGGTGGTCCGCGACGCGCAGTGA
- a CDS encoding AgmX/PglI C-terminal domain-containing protein, with the protein MTPRDTFMAMVARFFGRRVRLGFSAILLVGCAAPIAAGPSIGSAPDDVEGASLPDRDRGAPSGCTEGLDEYDRDRGVEGCYLNLPACIEWCEAGDAPSCLRLAADGYGARHPELVERLCAEGYLHACVVVDRRRWTERDAVDVACAGERLDYACQLGNSLACFTRAFYLRTDDGLEAGLDESFLEVACETHNDPIACGAWAAFYDIGEFGLTPSPDRAREIRAGYCRRRPEDCQRDPGAPHGLTAEMIRHVVRFHLPEVVACYEPHVAMHHGTLSVRWVIGPDGQVTDAVALNALHPPLDDCVLERVRAWRFPPPSGGVVSVTYPFTLVRSP; encoded by the coding sequence ATGACTCCCCGGGACACGTTCATGGCGATGGTTGCCAGATTCTTCGGACGCCGCGTGCGCCTGGGATTCAGCGCAATCTTGCTCGTAGGCTGCGCGGCGCCCATCGCTGCGGGCCCGAGCATCGGCAGCGCTCCGGACGATGTCGAAGGCGCATCGCTCCCGGACCGGGACCGCGGCGCGCCCTCTGGGTGCACCGAGGGCCTCGACGAGTACGACCGCGACCGGGGCGTGGAAGGCTGCTACCTGAACCTGCCCGCGTGCATCGAGTGGTGCGAAGCGGGTGACGCACCGAGCTGCCTGAGGTTGGCAGCGGACGGCTATGGCGCGCGCCACCCCGAGCTCGTGGAGCGGCTCTGCGCCGAGGGGTACCTACACGCGTGCGTCGTCGTCGACAGGCGGCGCTGGACCGAACGTGACGCGGTCGACGTAGCCTGCGCGGGAGAGCGCCTCGACTACGCGTGCCAGCTCGGAAATAGCCTCGCGTGCTTCACGCGGGCGTTCTACCTCCGGACCGACGATGGCCTCGAAGCCGGCCTGGACGAGTCGTTTCTGGAGGTCGCATGTGAGACGCACAACGACCCCATCGCCTGCGGCGCGTGGGCTGCCTTCTACGACATCGGGGAGTTCGGTCTCACTCCATCACCGGATCGCGCGCGCGAGATTCGCGCGGGGTACTGTCGCCGGAGACCAGAGGACTGCCAGCGTGATCCCGGCGCTCCCCATGGACTGACCGCCGAGATGATCCGACATGTGGTGCGCTTCCACCTACCCGAGGTGGTCGCCTGCTACGAGCCTCACGTCGCGATGCACCATGGCACGCTGAGTGTTCGCTGGGTCATCGGCCCGGACGGCCAGGTGACCGACGCCGTGGCGTTGAACGCGCTGCACCCGCCGCTAGACGACTGCGTGCTCGAGCGGGTTCGGGCGTGGCGCTTCCCACCCCCGAGCGGAGGCGTCGTCAGCGTGACGTATCCGTTCACCCTGGTGCGGTCGCCGTGA
- a CDS encoding IS4 family transposase: MVGQATDNELHAKLEGSLADGVLGVMQAGSLGVAVIGAALATSQGLDPKHATKQVDRLLSNPKLQLEQLDVPWTRFVLGERKDVIVALDWTEYAHDGHSVIAANVITSHGRATPLCWKTVSSAELSDGGRIDAEDTLLLRLRSAIPDDVRVTIVADRGFGGTALYDFLSEQRWHFVIRFRKDIKVRVSNKPLQAASKLVSTEGRARLWKNVTLTTQEHPVAGIVTVKAKDMKDPWCLATNRTDLTASQIVAMYGRRFTIEETFRDAKNPRYGLGLSEVRVKRPERRDRLIL; the protein is encoded by the coding sequence ATGGTCGGCCAGGCGACAGACAATGAGCTCCACGCCAAGCTCGAGGGCTCGCTCGCGGACGGGGTGCTGGGGGTCATGCAGGCGGGTTCGCTGGGCGTGGCGGTCATCGGCGCAGCGCTCGCGACTTCGCAGGGGCTCGACCCGAAGCACGCGACCAAACAGGTGGACCGCCTGCTGTCGAACCCCAAGCTGCAGCTTGAGCAGCTCGACGTACCTTGGACGCGCTTCGTGCTCGGCGAGCGAAAGGACGTCATCGTTGCGCTCGACTGGACCGAGTACGCACACGACGGTCACAGCGTCATCGCCGCCAACGTCATCACGTCGCACGGCCGCGCCACGCCGCTCTGCTGGAAGACCGTTTCGAGCGCAGAGCTGAGCGACGGAGGCCGCATCGACGCCGAGGACACGTTGCTGCTTCGCCTACGCTCCGCGATCCCAGACGATGTTCGCGTCACCATCGTGGCCGACCGTGGCTTCGGTGGCACCGCTCTCTACGACTTCCTGAGCGAGCAGCGCTGGCACTTCGTCATCCGCTTTCGCAAGGACATCAAGGTCCGAGTGTCCAACAAGCCGCTCCAGGCCGCCTCCAAGCTCGTCTCGACCGAGGGGCGTGCGCGGCTGTGGAAGAACGTGACGCTGACCACTCAGGAGCACCCCGTCGCGGGCATCGTCACGGTGAAGGCCAAGGACATGAAGGACCCCTGGTGCCTGGCCACAAACCGCACTGACCTGACCGCCAGCCAGATCGTAGCGATGTACGGCCGGCGATTCACAATTGAGGAGACGTTTCGCGACGCGAAGAACCCTCGCTACGGACTCGGACTCTCGGAGGTGCGAGTCAAGCGTCCGGAACGCAGAGACCGCCTGATTCTCTGA
- a CDS encoding type IV toxin-antitoxin system AbiEi family antitoxin domain-containing protein, translating to MFCAITHASVAYTVTSSYVLCVTEPASKPNWDALYETAAAQEGYFTTRQAADAGYSTHLLYKHIQACRVLRVRRGVYRLVHFPAGDHEELVVIWLWSDQAGVISHSSALSLHGLSDVLPAVVDLTLPSEWRTRRFRVPPGVVLHHADVPAEDRVWFGGVPTTNARRSLNDCARAGLSPDLLRQGARQALRRGLVTMTELPDVQKALESFGGLEA from the coding sequence ATGTTCTGTGCGATCACTCACGCATCCGTTGCATATACCGTAACCTCTAGTTACGTTTTGTGTGTGACTGAACCCGCGAGCAAGCCCAACTGGGACGCCCTGTACGAGACGGCAGCGGCCCAGGAGGGCTACTTCACCACGCGGCAAGCAGCGGATGCGGGCTACTCCACGCACCTCCTCTACAAGCACATCCAGGCATGCCGCGTGCTTCGTGTGCGCCGAGGCGTCTACAGGCTGGTTCATTTTCCCGCAGGGGATCACGAAGAGCTCGTCGTCATCTGGCTGTGGTCGGACCAAGCGGGGGTCATCTCGCACTCGTCCGCACTGTCGCTGCATGGACTCTCGGACGTGCTCCCCGCCGTTGTGGACCTGACCCTGCCGAGCGAGTGGCGCACTCGACGATTCAGGGTCCCGCCTGGCGTCGTCCTACACCACGCAGACGTACCCGCCGAGGATCGCGTCTGGTTCGGCGGCGTGCCCACCACCAACGCTCGGCGGTCGCTGAACGACTGCGCGCGCGCGGGGCTGTCGCCCGATCTGCTCCGCCAAGGCGCCCGGCAAGCCCTCCGCCGTGGGCTCGTCACCATGACCGAGCTGCCTGACGTTCAGAAGGCGCTGGAGTCGTTTGGAGGACTCGAGGCGTGA